Genomic window (Streptosporangium brasiliense):
CGTTCCTGCACGCGCGGTTCGGCAGTGTGGACCACCGGGTGCTGCCCGAGCGGTTCGAGAGCCGCCAGGTCGCCGAGGAGATCAACGCGAGGTTCGCCCGGAACGCGATGTCGCCGATCGAGGTCATCGTGCTCGTCGAACGCGACCTCGTCGGGCCGATGACCGTGGCGGCGCCCGGCGCGCTCACCTCGGACGTGGGGACGCGGCGCGGCCCCCTCGGGGTCGGCAACTCGGGGATCACCCCTGTCACCGAGGTCGGCCCGCTGGACGTCAGGCCCTTCGTGGAGAGGCTGGAGGCGCTCGACCACGTCACCGGCGTGGACGTCACCGGGATCTCGCAGAACAACGGCGCGATACGGCTGGCGGTCCGCTACGACAGGGACCCGATGTCGGAGGAGGCCCGCGCGCTGGTCGAGCGGATCCGTGACCTCCCCCTGGAGCGGAACTTCCAGGACGTGGTCGTCGGCGGCCCCACCGCCGCCCAGCTCGACCTGCAGGCCAGCCTGGAGTCCACCCTGCCCTGGACCGCGCTGGTGGTCTGCCTGATGACCGGCGTGCTGCTGTTCGCCGCGTTCGGCTCGGTCCTGCTGCCGATCAAGGCGATCCTGATGAACGTCCTGTCCCTGGGCGCGTCCTTCGGCGTGATCGTCTGGGCCTTCCAGGACGGCAACCTGGCCGGACTGCTCGGCTTCACCCCGACCGGCAGCATCGAGGCGACCATCACCGTGCTGATCCTGGCGGTGGTGTTCGGGCTGTCGATGGACTACGAGCTGTTCCTGCTCAGCCGGGTCCGCGCCGAGTGGCTGAGGACCGGGGACAACACCGCCGCCGTGGCGGTCGGCCTGGAGCGGACCGGCGGGGTCATCACCAGCGCCGCACTGCTGCTGCTCGTGGTCATCGCGGCGTTCTCCACCGCCGGGATCACCATCGTGAAGATGCTCGGCGTCGGCATGTTCGTGGCCATCGTGGTGGACGCCACGCTGGTCCGGGCGCTGCTGGTGCCCGCGACGATGCGTCTGATGGGCAACGCCAACTGGTGGCTGCCGGACTTCCTGCGGGGCATCCACCGGCGCATCGAGATCCGCGAGCACGACGTCCGCGACCACCGCCCCGCCGAGATCGCCCCCACCTACGTCACCGTGGAGCGCGAGGACGGCCCCGGCGGCCGCTACGTCACCCCGGCGCACCGCCTGGACACCTCCCCGCCGGTCCCGCAGATCACCGCTCCGCCCCGCCCCGCGACCCCGCCTCGCCCCGCGCCCTCACCTCCCTCGCGTCCGGCCCCTCCTCGGGTGACTCCGGCTCCGCCGCCCCCTCCCCGCCCCTCGCGTCCGGAGCCCCGGGCCGAGCCGTCGCGGGCCTCGGACACCCGGCACCGGCAGCACCGGTCGAACCCCTACCCCCTTCCGGGACTCGACCCCGGCTCGCCTCCTCCCACCCCGGCGGAGCCCTCCGGCCCGCCGGAGCGCGAGCCGGCCCGGGCACGCAAGGTCAAGAAGGTCATCAAGCCCAACCTGGACGGCCCGGGCTGGCACTGGGCCGAGGAGCACGAGGATCCGTCCCCGCCGCAGCCCCTGCTCACCGTCCAGGACGCCGTGGGGCCCGCCCGCCACTCCCCGGTGCACTCCCCGATCCCCGGCCGCCCCGTCCCCAGGCCGGCCCCGCCCGTGCCGCCCCGCCCGGAGCTCCCCCCGCCCCCGGTCATCCGGGTACGGCCGGAGCCCGATCCGCACCCCCGTCCCGCCCCGGGGCCTCCCGCCTCCGGCCCGCGTCCCGATCCGCACCGGCGTCCCGAGCCGACGCCCGCCCCCCGCCCGCGTTCCGGGGCGGAGCTGGAATCGCACCCGCGTCCCGACCCGGCGCCTCCCGATCCCGGCCCGCGTCCCGGACCCGCCCCCGCCGCCCCGGCGGCCACGACGCCCGCTCCCACGGCGGGCGCCGGGGACGCGCCCGGCGCGCGGAGCACGCCACTGGTCAGCAGCCATCTGATCGACCAGCTTGAGCCGCTCGTCCGGCAGGACGGCCGGCCGGTCGGACCCGCCGTACCGGCCATGGAGCATCGTCCTGAGGCCCGTCCGGAGTCCCGTCCGGGGCCGGTCAACGGAGCACGGGCCGGAGAGCCCCCGGCCGCGCATGCCGTACCGCCGACGGTCGAGTCCGAGCGCGGCGTGTCCCGGCGGACGGGAGCGGAGCCGGAGCCGGTGCGGAAACCGGTGCGGGAACCGGAGCCGGTGCGGGAACCGGAGCCGGAACCGGTGCCCGAACCGGTGCGGGAGCCGGAAGGGGTGTGGGAGCAGAGGCAGGAGATCGAGGAGGGGGGCGGCGGCTGGGTCCCCGTGGGGACCCGGACCACGAGGGTCGTGCGGCCCAAGCCGGACGGGTCCGGCTGGGAGTGGGTGGAGGTACGGGAGTGAGCGACCTCGCCGCCGGCCCCGAGGGCGCCGCCCCGGTCCGGCCCGCCCGGCACGGTCTGTTGTTACTGGTCGTCGGCCTGGGCGGGTTCGTGACGACCCTGGACAACACGGTCGTCACGGTCGCCCTGCCCACCATCCAGGCCGAGCTGGGCGCGTCCCTGGCGGCGCTCGAATGGATCGTCACCGGCTACGTCCTCACCTTCTCGGGCTTCATGCTCGCCGGAGGGCGCCTGGCCGACGTCTACGGCCGCCGCAGGGTCCTCATCGCCGGGCTCGCGGTCTTCACGGCAGCCTCCCTCGCCGCCGGGCTGGCGACCTCGGCGGGCGCGCTCGTCGCCGCCCGGCTGGTGCAGGGCTCCGGCGCCGCGCTGATCCTGCCCGCGATGCTGGCGGTGGTCTCGGTCGGCAACGACGACCGGCGGCGGTCGGCCGGCGTCGCGGTCTGGATGGCCTCGGGGGCGGGTGCGCTGGCCCTGGGCCCGGTCGTCGGCGGCTACCTGACCCAGCACTCCCACTGGAGCTGGGTCTTCCTGCTCAACGTCCCCCTCGGCGCGCTCGTCATCGCGCTCGCGGCCGTCGCGATCCCCGAGTCACGTGACGGGGCGGCCGCCCGGGTGGACGTCCCCGGGGTCGTGACGTCGGTCGTCGTCCTGTCGACGGGCACGTTCGCGCTGACCTTCGGGGCGGAGCTGGGCTGGACCACTCCGGTGATCCCGGCGGCGGCGGCCGTCAGCGTGGTCGCGGCCGTCGTCTTCGTCGCCGTCGAGAGGCTCGGCAGGGACCCGATGGTGGATCTCGCGCTGTTCCGGTCGCGGGCGTTCACCGGCGGGGTGGCCGCCCAGGTGCTCTGGGGGCTCGGCGTCAACGGCGTGTTCTTCTTCACGGCGCTGTTTTTGCAGGGGGTCCTCGGCTTCAGCCCGACCATGTCGGGGCTGGCGTTCGTCCCGCTGGCGCTGCTCGTCGTCGTGGTCACGCCGCTGGTCCCGGCCGTCGAGCGCCGGATCGGCGCGGGCCGCACGGTCGCCCTGGGGCTCCTCCTGGTCGCCGCGGGCATGGCCGCCGTGGGGTTCCTGCGGCCCGGGGACGGCTGGGCCGACTTGCTGCCCGCCGTGTGCGTGATCGGGATCGGCTCGGCGCTGACCATGCCGCTGGGCTCGGCGGTGCTGGGGGCCGTCCCGGAGTCCAGGGCGGGAGTGGCGGGAGGAGTGTTCAGCGTGGCACGTGAGATGTCGGGGCTGTTCGGCATCGCGGTCATCGGGGTGATCGTCAACAGCTCCGCGAGCTTCACCGCCGGCTACTCCGCCGGCCTGCTCACCGCGGCCGGCCTGGTCGTGGTCGGCGCCGTCGTGAGCCTGGTGACCCTCCGGTGAGGGTCGCGGTCCTGGCCTTCGGGTCGCGGGGCGACACCCAGCCCTGCGTGGCGCTCGGGGCGGGACTCGCCGCGAGGGGGCACCAGGTCACGGTCGTCGCCGCCGCCCGGTACGGCGGGCTGGTCGAGGAGGCCGGGCTCGGGTCCGCCCCGATCAGCGTCGACCCGTTGAAGATCGTGGAGTCCGAGGAGGGGCAGGCGTGGCTGCGCAGCGGCCCGGCCGGATTCGTCCGGGGGTTCCGCAGGATCGTGGAGCCGCTCGCCGAGCGGCTGGTCGCCGAGGTGGACGCGGCCTGCTCCGGCGCGGACCTGGTGCTCTCGCCCGCGCTGGGCGGCTTCGGGCACCATTTTTCCGAGCGGTACGGCATGCCGTACGCGCTGCTCCACTTCCAGCCCAGCGAGCCCACCGGGGCCTTCCCCAACCCGCTGGTCCCGCTGCGCACCCTCGGCAGGGCGGGCAACCGGGCCAGTTACGCGCTGGTCGAGGGGGTGAGCTGGCTGCTGCTCGGCCGCATGGTGAACCGGGTGCGGGGCAGGGTGCTCGCGCTCGGCCCCATGCGGGGCAGCCCCTTCCGGCAGGCGCGGGCCGGCCGGGTGCCGGTGCTGTGCGGGGTGAGCCCCTCGGTCGTCGCGCGCCCGGTGGACTGGCCCGGCTACGTGCACCTGACGGGGTTCTGGCCGCTGGAGCGGGCCTGGGCGCCCGCTCCGGAGCTGGCGGCGTTCCTGGACGCCGGGCCGCCACCGGTCTACGTGGGGTTCGGCAGCATGGTCCCGGCCGACCCCGGCGCGATGGCGGAGACGGTGGTGGCGGCGCTGCGCCGGGCCGGGGTGCGGGGAGTCCTCCAGGGCATGCCGTACGGCGGGGCGGAGGACATGTTCGTGACCGGCGACGCCGACCACGGATGGCTTTTCCCGCGGATGGCCGCGGTGGTGCATCACGGCGGGGCCGGTACGACGGGGAGCGGGCTGCGGGCGGGGGTCCCGGGGGTGGTCTGCCCCTTCTTCTCCGACCAGCCGTTCTGGGGCGCCCGGGTGGCACTGCTGGGCGCGGGGACCGCGCCGCTGCCGGTGCGGAAGGTCACCGTGGAGGCACTGGCCGGGAGGGTGGCGCAGGCCGTACGGGACGGGCGGATGAGGGCGGCGGCGGCTCGGCTGGGGGAGCGGCTCCGCGCCGAGGACGGGGTGGGGCGCGCGTGCGAGGCGCTGGGGGTCTGACCTGCGGACGTCCCGTCCCCGGCGGGGGACCGCCCGCCCGCCCTCGCGACGACCGTCGATTCCGGGTGGCTCCCCGGCGGGGACCGCCTGCCCGCCCGCCTCCGCGACGACCGTCGATTCCGGGTGGCTCCCCGGCGGGACTTGTCGCCGGTCGCCCCGGGACCGGCGATGATCAGTCCGTTCTTGCCGTAATTGGACAGGACATGTCTGGAATTTGACGTTTTAGTGTCAGGCCCTGTTGGGGTGATGGTGATCTCTGTAGAGTGCGAGGCAACCGTTTTGGCTGGCATTACCGGGGAGTTTCAGAACATGCGATTCACGCTGCGACGGGCCCTCGCCGTCGGTGCCATGCTCACGGTCGCCGGGGTCGTGACCCCCGCGGTCGCCGCCTACTCGCAGGACGACCCTCGTAGCTGCAACGACCTGATGAGCGCCGACACCCCGGCATACGTCGTGTGCCATTGGCTGGCCAAGCCCGAGGAGGCGCTCGGCGTCGCGATGTTCTGGCTGAGCGACGACGGGGCCAGCCTCAAGGAGGCCACCCCGTCGGAGGGTAACTTCATCGACTGCTCCGCCCCCGGAAGCTCCTGCCCGGCGCTGGAGGGTGACGACACCGTCGGCGACGAGAACTCCCCGGCCCCCGAGGGCGCCGAGGACGGCGGGACGCCCGAGTGCGAGGCCGGCCAGCAGTGCTCGGTCGACGGCAACGAGATAGGCGGCGACGGCACGCCGAGCCGGCCCGAGCCGGGCAGCGCCGCCGCCCCCTCCACCTCGCCCGCCAAGACGGCGGCCACGCAGAGCTTCGCCACGACGGAGCAGGAGATCGCCGCGGCCGCGCAGACCCCCGCCGGCCAGGCGGTCGTCGCCGCCAAGGCCACCGGCATCCGGGTCTGGCTCGACACCGAGCTGGCCGACGACTGGAAGGCGGGCGCCACGCAGTTCGCCGCGGCCGTCAAGCGGGTCGGCGCGCTGGCCGCCCGGCCCGAGGTGGCCGGGATCCGGTTCACCTCGCAGCTCGGCTACAACACGACGTTCAAGACGGACGAGGAGATCACCGCCTTCGTCACGGCCGCCTCGGCGGCGCTGCGCCAGGCGGCCCCCGGCAAGCGGCTGGGCGTGCACACGGTGGTGCCCGAGCTCGCCTGCGGCGCGGACGAGGCGTGCAAGACCGAGATGCGCAAGCGCTACCCGCTGGTCGTCCCGGAGCGGGTCGAGACCCTGCTGAGCGCCGGCCGCGCCGACCAGATCTCCCTGGACACCGGCCTGCTGTACGGCGGCTACGAGACCTGGAAGATCGACGCCGAGAAGGCCCACCGCAACCAGTGGATCCAGGTCCGGGCCCGCTCCTGGGACGTCCTGGCCCAGGTCGCCGCCGAGGAGACCGGACTGGTCGGCCAGGTGACGCCCGAGCAGGTCGCCACCCGCGCGTCCACGCCCGTCATGGACGGCGCCGCCCAGCAGGTGAACCTCTGGACCCGCGTCCAGAACGCCCAGGGCACGGTGAACCGGCTGACCGCCTGGGACGACCTGAAGAAGCTCAACCCGATCAAGCGCCGCCTGGCCGCGGTCTACAACCCGACCACCCCCGAGGTGGACGTGACCACCGACCTCAAGAAGATCTCCGAGGTCTTCAGCCAGGTCTACCTCACCACCGCCTGACCTCAGTGCCACCGCCGACGGGCCCGCACCCCAGCACCGGGGTCGCGGGCCCGTCGTTTCCCACCGGGGCGCGGGGCGCCGCACTCAGCCGTTTCCCCCGGGGCGCGGGCCGCTGCTCTCAGCCGCGCCGGCCCGGTCGCCGGTCCGCCCTCAGCCGGACGGGCCGCGTCGGCTGCCGCCTCCAACGACCCCACCGAGGGCATATAGGCGAGCCTGCGCCGAACGCAGGCAATCCAGCCCCCTTCCCCCCGCCGTGACCGCCGGGGGCCGGCCAAAAACGCGTCAACACCGGCCCGGCGCGGCCAATGGATCCACGGCGGAAATCCTGCCGGCCGTCAAGCGCCCGTCATCCGGGGCGTCGGCCGGGACGTGGCTCCGTCCCCGTTCGATCCGGTTCGCCGTGCTGATCGGTAATGCTTCTCCAACGATCCGCGGCCGACCCCGCCCCGGGCCCGGCCCGTCTCCGTTCCGGAATCCGCGGACACCCCCATTTAACCTGGGGGAGTTTCGGTGTCCGTCGCGCCGACCTCCCGTGGCCGGCCACGTCCAAAACTGATCGAGCTGGACGGACTGAAGAAAGAAGGCTTTCCCAGGTGCGCGCGAATTCGGAGAAGGTTCTCGTCGTCGGGGCCGGTGTGAGTGGATTGACGACCGCGCTCTGTCTGGCCAGGGAGGGATTCCGCGTCACCGTGATCGCGGAGAAGTTCGCGCCCGAGATCGTCTCGGTCGTCGCGGGCGCGCTGTGGGAGTGGCCGCCCGCGGTGTGCGGTTACCACCACGACCAGATCTCCCTCGCCCGCTCCAAGGAGTGGTGCGTCACCTCCTACGGGATGTTCGAGGAACTGGCGCGGGCCAGGGTCCCCGGGGTGGCCATGCGGAGATCCAACTTCTACTTCAGACGCCCCGTCGACGAGAGCCCGCACGACCTGCACAAGATGGAGGAGCTGGCGGGGAAGGTGCGCGGCTTCGTCCGCGACCCGTCGCTCGCCGAGCGCAACGGCGTCAGCCCCGGATACGGCGTGGTCGACGCCTACTCCCACATGGCCCCGATGATCGACACCGACCAGTACATGGCGTGGCTGATGCGCCAGGTCAAGGCCCACGGGGTGCAGGTCAGGCGGTATCGGGTCGAGGGGACGCTGGCCGAGCGGAGAGCCGAGCTGCTCAACCGGTTCGGCGCCGAGGTGATCGTCTGCTGCGCGGGACTCGGCACCGCCCAGCTCCGCGGGATCGGCATGTATCCGCTGCGCGGCGCGCTCGTGCGGGTCCGCAACGGCGGGCTCGGCGGCCCCCGGATCAGCGAGGCCCACTGCGTCTCCCACGTCGAGGGCCAGGACGAGCAGGACATCGTCTTCATCGTGCCGCGTAACCAGAGGCTTCTCGTTCTCGGCGGACTGGCGGAGAAGGACGAGTGGGACACCGGCATCAATCTGGACAATCATCGGCCCGTGCGGGAGATGTATGAGCGCTGCCTGGCGTTCATGCCCGCACTCCGGAACGCCAGAATAGACCCGGATGAGCCGGTCCGGGCCGGACTGCGGCCATTCCGGAATGAGAATGTCTGCCTGGAGTGGGATGAGGCGGACCAGGTCATTTACAATTTCGCGCACGGTGGGGCCGGATTCAGTTTCTCCTGGGGATGCGCGAAAGAGGCGGTCGCGCTGGTGCGTTCAGCCGTGGCGGACCGTGAATACTCATATTCCTGCTAGCTGATTCCGCCCGAGAGCGGTTGGAAGCGAAACATGCGAAGAACTGTTCATTTCCTCCTGATCGCGGGCACGGCCGTCGCCCTGGCCGTGTCACTGCCATTGATCCTCGCGCACACCGGCATCGCCTCGCCGCGGAGCTCCGGGCGCCCCGCGCCGGCCTCCGGAGCGACTCCTCAGCCGCCGAAGGCCGGGGCCGCCCCCGCGCCGCCGCGGTGGCCCACCCTGCGTCTCGGCGACGAGGGAGTCCGGGTCGAGGAGGTGCGCAGGCGGCTGGACCGGCTGGGCTTCAGCCCGGGGTCCGCCGGGTCCGGATACGACCCCGCGCTGCGCGTGGCCGTGTGGGCCTTCCAGAAGGCGAACGGGCTGCCCCCCGTCGACCAGGTCGACCTGCCGACCTGGCGGGCGCTGGCCCGTCCGGCGCGCATCAGGCCGCTGGTGAGCTACGGCGGGCCCGCGCGGGTGGAGATCGACCTGCGCCGCCAGTTGCTCACGGCCTGGAAGGGCGGCAGGCCCGCGCTGGTCACCCACATTTCGACCGGTAACGGCGAGTCCTACTGCAAGAAAGGCCACTGTGGGGTCGCCGTCACGCCCACCGGTGACTTCCGCGCCTGGTGGCGGACGGCCGGATGGACCACCGGGCCCCTGGGCGAGCAGTTCTACACGGTCTACTTCAACGGCGGCATCGGCTTCCACGGCTCCGAGCGGGTCCCGCGCCACCCCGCGTCCCACGGATGCATCCGCGTCCCGCTCCACAACGCCAAGCCCCTCTTCCGGATGATCCAGACAGGGGACCAGGTCTACGTCCGCCGTCCCGAGCGGGACGTCTGACGGAGCGGAGGGCCCGGAGGTTAACGGGAGGGTCCGGCGCCGGAGATGACGATCGAGGAGCGGTGGCCGAGCAGGTCCCCGATGCCGTCGTCCACCTCGTCCTGCGGGGGCGCCTGCTCATCCGGCGAGGAGGGCGGGCCGCCGCCCTCCAGGCCGAGGGCCGCCAGGATCATCGGGAAGGAGCGCTTGAACTCGCGGGTCCAGTAGGGCCAGGTGTGGGTGCCGTCCTTGTACAGGTGGACCACGGGCTTGACGCCGTACCGACGGAGCTTGGCGATCAGGTCCTTGGCCGTGTAGGCGGAGATCGGCTCGCTGAGGTGGGCGGGGCTCCAGGGCGCGCCGGGCGGGTCGAGCTCGCCGAGCCGGCTGGTGGTGCCGCTGGAGATGTAGACGCTCGTCCCACGCAGGTTCCTGGCCAGGTAGGCGGGGTCGTTGTCCCGCCAGACCCGCCAGTTCTTGACCGGGTCCCCCCACAGGGCCTTCGGGTCCTTCCGCTCGGCCGTCTGCGCGTTCATGATGAGCTCGGGGATGCCGGGCAGGCGGGTGGACATGACGCCGCTGTAGGAGCCGGCGAAGCGGAACATCCCGGGGTGCCGCGCGGCATACTTCATCGCGCCGTAGGCGCCCATGGACAGACCGGCGACGGCCCGGCGGCCGCCGGCCCGGTAGCCGATCTCCAGCAGGCGGCGCACCTCGTAGGTGTGGAAGGTCTCCCAGGCGGGCGCCCCGCCCCTGCCGCCGTTGTACCAGTCGGAGTAGTTCCCGGCGCGGCCCGCCTCGGGCATCACGACGATCGCGTCCAGGTCCTCGGCCATCTCCTCGATGTCGGTCATCCGGGTCCACGAGGTGTAGTTGTCGGCGCCGCCGTGCAGCAGGTAGAGCACCGGCCAGGTGCGCCCGGCCCGCTTCGACCAGCCTCGGGGCAGCAGCAGCCGGACCGGCAGGATCGCGTTGACCGAGGGCGACGACACCTGGATGTCGAGCATGCGCGGGCCGAGCCGGCGCTCCTTCACCACTCGCGCGCTGCCGGCCAGCGCGGCCGGCCAGGGGCCGGACGGGCTCTTGCCGGACGGGCTCTCGCCGGCCGTGCCGCCGAGGTCGGCGTGCGCGGCCGTCGGCAGGCCGACGATCAGCGCGGTCGCCAGCACCAGGAGTCCGCGTCGAGCAGGTCGCATCGTCTTTCCTCCACCCGGCCTGGAGACAGGGGCCGTGGCAGGCGACCCTAAGCCCGGCCCCCGGGGCGCGGATATGAGCGTTCGCAACGAAACGGGAGAGGTGATTGAGCCGCGCGAACAAATCCCCCGAACGGGTGGCCGTTATCACAGTGGTGACAAAACGCGCTGGTGGATTGTGGGCTGTCAGGGCTCCCTTATGTCGATTTGTCTCTGTAAGTTTGCCGATCACCTCGGGTGTTCTTGGGAGCCGCCACGTGGACCTGATCGGCGAAGAAGAGATCCGCCGCTTCCTCGGGGAGCGGATCGCGACCCGCTGCCGTCTGCCCCTGGCGGACGTCGACCCCGACCGCCCCCTGGAGGAGTTCGGGCTGTCCTCCCGTGACGCGGTCGCGGTGGCCGGCGAGCTGGAGGTGTTCCTGGGCCGGGAGCTGGGGCCCACGCTGGTCTGGGAGTACCCCACGATCAACCGGCTCGCGCGGGGCCTGGCGTCCGGTACGGCCGTCGCCCCGGCGGCCGGCCGCACGGCCGACCCCGAGGAGGCGATCGCGGTGATCGGCGTCGGATGCCGCCTCCCGGGGTCCGTGCACGGGCCGGAGGACTTCTGGCGGCTGCTCATGGCGGGCGGCGACGCGGTGGGCCGGGTGCCCGAGGACCGGTGGGCGGCCTTCGACGACGGCTCCCCCCGCACCGCCGAGGCACTGGCCGCGACCACCCGGCACGGCGGGTTCCTGGACGACGTGGCCGGTTTCGACGCCGACTTCTTCGGGATCGTCCCGGGGGAGGCCGAGGTCATGGACCCGCAGCAGCGCCTGCTGCTGGAGACGGCCTGGGAGGCGCTGGAGCACGCCGGCATCGCCCCCCGGTCGCTGGGCGGCAGCCGCACCGGGGCGTTCGTCGGCATCTCCGGCAACGAGTACGCCTACCTGACCACCGCCGATCCGGCGAAGGTGGACGCCTGGACGGCGACGGGGGCGGCGTTCAGCATCGCCGCCAACCGGCTGTCCTACCTGCTCGACCTGCGCGGGCCGAGCCTGTCGGTGGACACCGCCTGCTCGTCCTCGCTGGTCGCCACAGATCTCGCCGTCCGGAGCCTGCGCTCGGGGGAGAGCGACCTGGCGCTCGCGGCGGGGGTAAACCTGCTGCTCTCACCGGTGATCACGATGGCGTTCGACCAGGGTGGCGGGACCGCGCCCGACGGCCGTTGCAAGAGCTTCGACGCCTCGGCGGACGGGATGGTCAGGGCCGAGGGATGCGGCGTCGCCGTGCTGAAGCGGCTGGCCGACGCCGAGCGCGACGGCGACCGGATCCTGGCCGTCGTCCGGGCCACCGCGGTGAACCAGGACGGCCGTTCGAACGGGCTGGTCGCGCCCAATCCGGAGGCCCAGGAGGAGCTCCTGCGCGCCGCCTACGCCGGGCTGGACGGCCCCGACTACATCGAGGCCCACGGCACCGGGACCTTCCTGGGCGACCCCATCGAGGCCCGGGCCATCGACGCCGCGCTCTGCGGCGGCCGTACCACGCCGCTGCTCATCGGCTCCGCGAAGAGCAACCTCGGCCATCTCGAGGCCGCGGCGGGGATCACCGGCCTGATCAAGACCGTCCTCGCGCTCCATCACGGCGTGATCCCGCCCAGCGTCCATTTCCACCGGCCCAACCCGCACATCCCCTGGGAGCGTCTCAAGGTCGTCACCGCCCCGACCCCCTGGCCGGGCGACCACCCCCGGGCCGGGGTCTCCTCCTTCGGCTTCGGCGGGACCAACGCCCACGTCGTCCTGGAGCGCGCCGCGCCGGTCGCGCCCCCTGCCCCGGCCCCGGGCCGGTACGGCGAGGCCGGAGGCGATCGGCCGGGGGCGAAGGTGTTCCTGCTCACGGACGTGTCCGCCGAGCGGGTCCGGGACCACGCCCGGGTGCTCGCGGACTGGGTCGGCGCCGAGCTCGCACCCGGCGGGGTCCCGCCTGAGGCGGCCGCGTCCGCGAAGGTCACGTCAGACGGTGCCGTGTCCGAGGAGCCCGCGTCCGACCGTGCCGCGTCGGAGGAGCGCGTACCCGAGGAGCGCGCGTCCGAGGGCGTCGTGCTCGGCGACATCGCG
Coding sequences:
- a CDS encoding L,D-transpeptidase family protein, encoding MRRTVHFLLIAGTAVALAVSLPLILAHTGIASPRSSGRPAPASGATPQPPKAGAAPAPPRWPTLRLGDEGVRVEEVRRRLDRLGFSPGSAGSGYDPALRVAVWAFQKANGLPPVDQVDLPTWRALARPARIRPLVSYGGPARVEIDLRRQLLTAWKGGRPALVTHISTGNGESYCKKGHCGVAVTPTGDFRAWWRTAGWTTGPLGEQFYTVYFNGGIGFHGSERVPRHPASHGCIRVPLHNAKPLFRMIQTGDQVYVRRPERDV
- a CDS encoding glycosyltransferase, whose product is MRVAVLAFGSRGDTQPCVALGAGLAARGHQVTVVAAARYGGLVEEAGLGSAPISVDPLKIVESEEGQAWLRSGPAGFVRGFRRIVEPLAERLVAEVDAACSGADLVLSPALGGFGHHFSERYGMPYALLHFQPSEPTGAFPNPLVPLRTLGRAGNRASYALVEGVSWLLLGRMVNRVRGRVLALGPMRGSPFRQARAGRVPVLCGVSPSVVARPVDWPGYVHLTGFWPLERAWAPAPELAAFLDAGPPPVYVGFGSMVPADPGAMAETVVAALRRAGVRGVLQGMPYGGAEDMFVTGDADHGWLFPRMAAVVHHGGAGTTGSGLRAGVPGVVCPFFSDQPFWGARVALLGAGTAPLPVRKVTVEALAGRVAQAVRDGRMRAAAARLGERLRAEDGVGRACEALGV
- a CDS encoding MMPL family transporter, encoding MFESFGRTVYRGRWSLLVLGAVFTVVAGYLGLGLFGRMADGGFEDPGAESTSAARWSGQWFGGSAPDVVVLYTHPTFEAGDEQFKRDVHAALRALPAERVAKTSTYWTTKAKELVSEDRHSTYALITLRGGKLTRQSGYEQIKDRLREAPAGYTVKVGGPIPLLKDLNAQTGADLQQAEALSMPVLLVLLVMVFGSLVAAGLPLVVGLVAVAGALFLLRLLTEVTDVSVFSLNVVTMLGLGLAIDYSLFVLNAFREEIRRGSPVETAVVRTMATAGRTVAFSGLTVATSLSGLLLFPQMFLRSIGLGAAAVVLVAMAAALIVLPALLAVLGPKVDAVRVVPDFGRHKGGSGTWHAVASSVMRRPVAYLVGVGVVLIALAAPFLHARFGSVDHRVLPERFESRQVAEEINARFARNAMSPIEVIVLVERDLVGPMTVAAPGALTSDVGTRRGPLGVGNSGITPVTEVGPLDVRPFVERLEALDHVTGVDVTGISQNNGAIRLAVRYDRDPMSEEARALVERIRDLPLERNFQDVVVGGPTAAQLDLQASLESTLPWTALVVCLMTGVLLFAAFGSVLLPIKAILMNVLSLGASFGVIVWAFQDGNLAGLLGFTPTGSIEATITVLILAVVFGLSMDYELFLLSRVRAEWLRTGDNTAAVAVGLERTGGVITSAALLLLVVIAAFSTAGITIVKMLGVGMFVAIVVDATLVRALLVPATMRLMGNANWWLPDFLRGIHRRIEIREHDVRDHRPAEIAPTYVTVEREDGPGGRYVTPAHRLDTSPPVPQITAPPRPATPPRPAPSPPSRPAPPRVTPAPPPPPRPSRPEPRAEPSRASDTRHRQHRSNPYPLPGLDPGSPPPTPAEPSGPPEREPARARKVKKVIKPNLDGPGWHWAEEHEDPSPPQPLLTVQDAVGPARHSPVHSPIPGRPVPRPAPPVPPRPELPPPPVIRVRPEPDPHPRPAPGPPASGPRPDPHRRPEPTPAPRPRSGAELESHPRPDPAPPDPGPRPGPAPAAPAATTPAPTAGAGDAPGARSTPLVSSHLIDQLEPLVRQDGRPVGPAVPAMEHRPEARPESRPGPVNGARAGEPPAAHAVPPTVESERGVSRRTGAEPEPVRKPVREPEPVREPEPEPVPEPVREPEGVWEQRQEIEEGGGGWVPVGTRTTRVVRPKPDGSGWEWVEVRE
- a CDS encoding alpha/beta hydrolase, with translation MRPARRGLLVLATALIVGLPTAAHADLGGTAGESPSGKSPSGPWPAALAGSARVVKERRLGPRMLDIQVSSPSVNAILPVRLLLPRGWSKRAGRTWPVLYLLHGGADNYTSWTRMTDIEEMAEDLDAIVVMPEAGRAGNYSDWYNGGRGGAPAWETFHTYEVRRLLEIGYRAGGRRAVAGLSMGAYGAMKYAARHPGMFRFAGSYSGVMSTRLPGIPELIMNAQTAERKDPKALWGDPVKNWRVWRDNDPAYLARNLRGTSVYISSGTTSRLGELDPPGAPWSPAHLSEPISAYTAKDLIAKLRRYGVKPVVHLYKDGTHTWPYWTREFKRSFPMILAALGLEGGGPPSSPDEQAPPQDEVDDGIGDLLGHRSSIVISGAGPSR
- a CDS encoding FAD-dependent oxidoreductase, whose amino-acid sequence is MRANSEKVLVVGAGVSGLTTALCLAREGFRVTVIAEKFAPEIVSVVAGALWEWPPAVCGYHHDQISLARSKEWCVTSYGMFEELARARVPGVAMRRSNFYFRRPVDESPHDLHKMEELAGKVRGFVRDPSLAERNGVSPGYGVVDAYSHMAPMIDTDQYMAWLMRQVKAHGVQVRRYRVEGTLAERRAELLNRFGAEVIVCCAGLGTAQLRGIGMYPLRGALVRVRNGGLGGPRISEAHCVSHVEGQDEQDIVFIVPRNQRLLVLGGLAEKDEWDTGINLDNHRPVREMYERCLAFMPALRNARIDPDEPVRAGLRPFRNENVCLEWDEADQVIYNFAHGGAGFSFSWGCAKEAVALVRSAVADREYSYSC
- a CDS encoding MFS transporter; its protein translation is MSDLAAGPEGAAPVRPARHGLLLLVVGLGGFVTTLDNTVVTVALPTIQAELGASLAALEWIVTGYVLTFSGFMLAGGRLADVYGRRRVLIAGLAVFTAASLAAGLATSAGALVAARLVQGSGAALILPAMLAVVSVGNDDRRRSAGVAVWMASGAGALALGPVVGGYLTQHSHWSWVFLLNVPLGALVIALAAVAIPESRDGAAARVDVPGVVTSVVVLSTGTFALTFGAELGWTTPVIPAAAAVSVVAAVVFVAVERLGRDPMVDLALFRSRAFTGGVAAQVLWGLGVNGVFFFTALFLQGVLGFSPTMSGLAFVPLALLVVVVTPLVPAVERRIGAGRTVALGLLLVAAGMAAVGFLRPGDGWADLLPAVCVIGIGSALTMPLGSAVLGAVPESRAGVAGGVFSVAREMSGLFGIAVIGVIVNSSASFTAGYSAGLLTAAGLVVVGAVVSLVTLR